In the genome of Croceimicrobium hydrocarbonivorans, one region contains:
- a CDS encoding GldM family protein: MNIYQITADSILKDSLVLEVKKIPDPIPSIYKRREGAFSKNAIAAANMESSIQSSEILACGLRFPILSYHIVAFRNHEILWKVTNEGARITDSNKELILNLESGDLISFTNILGLNAYDEEYELTPFQVEIQ, translated from the coding sequence ATGAATATCTATCAGATCACGGCAGATAGCATCCTAAAGGATAGCCTGGTTCTTGAGGTTAAAAAAATACCTGATCCTATCCCATCTATATACAAGAGACGAGAAGGTGCTTTTAGTAAAAATGCCATTGCCGCAGCGAATATGGAAAGTTCGATTCAGTCCTCTGAAATACTAGCTTGTGGCCTACGTTTCCCGATTCTTTCTTACCATATCGTTGCTTTTCGAAATCATGAAATCCTTTGGAAAGTGACGAATGAAGGGGCAAGAATCACAGATTCTAATAAAGAGCTGATTTTAAATTTGGAATCGGGAGACCTGATCTCTTTTACTAATATCCTGGGTCTGAATGCCTATGATGAAGAATATGAGCTTACTCCCTTCCAAGTAGAAATTCAATAG
- a CDS encoding metallophosphoesterase: protein MSKSKVQKILRYSLFSLIGLFLILVILVRYTDGTISSGQKVLLGYDEKAERFQFFEDRVYYLNGVDGPYILGDSLIRVNTENELLIEPINPDSIWVESSSGLQFQLPLHDKIEIPAEQYTLNTKLLAISDIEGNFEALQGLLQAHSVIDQNLNWSFGDGHLVLVGDFVDRGIDVAAVLWLIYKLEAEALKQGGQVHFILGNHEILNLQGNFHYAKGKYKKLASLIGDEDDAQANNRLIYSPHSHLGQWLRSKNCIEKIGNQIFVHAGLSPEILKYDLSLSEINNRVRQNLDLDLYKKPNSDSIASFLMGIQSPFWYRGLVHDYKYYPKISSNQLSSILSYYHVDCIIIGHSIVPEVSTDFEGKVIRLDVKHGKTLNSSQSQGLLIEGNRTFKIDASGAKESLLITSL, encoded by the coding sequence TTGTCGAAGTCCAAAGTCCAAAAAATTCTTCGTTATTCTTTATTCAGCCTTATAGGGCTATTCTTAATCCTGGTCATTTTAGTACGCTATACCGATGGCACAATTAGTAGTGGTCAAAAGGTATTGCTGGGATATGATGAAAAGGCTGAGCGTTTTCAATTTTTTGAAGATCGCGTCTATTACCTCAATGGAGTTGATGGTCCCTATATCTTAGGCGATAGCCTGATTCGTGTAAATACTGAAAATGAGCTTTTAATAGAGCCCATTAATCCTGATAGCATTTGGGTGGAAAGTAGTTCAGGTCTTCAATTTCAATTGCCTCTTCACGATAAGATTGAAATTCCAGCTGAGCAATACACATTAAATACCAAGCTATTAGCTATATCTGATATTGAAGGGAATTTTGAAGCCCTGCAAGGTCTCTTGCAAGCTCATTCGGTTATTGATCAAAATCTTAACTGGAGCTTTGGAGATGGACATTTGGTTTTGGTAGGCGATTTTGTGGACCGTGGTATAGATGTAGCTGCCGTGCTCTGGCTCATCTATAAACTCGAAGCCGAAGCTCTGAAGCAAGGTGGTCAGGTGCATTTCATTCTAGGTAATCATGAAATCCTTAATCTGCAAGGGAATTTCCATTATGCCAAAGGCAAGTATAAAAAACTGGCTTCCCTTATTGGTGATGAGGATGATGCTCAAGCCAATAATCGCTTAATCTATTCGCCCCATTCGCATTTAGGACAATGGCTTCGATCCAAGAATTGTATCGAAAAAATCGGCAATCAGATTTTTGTGCATGCCGGACTTTCGCCCGAAATCTTAAAATATGATCTTTCCCTTTCGGAAATCAATAATCGGGTTCGCCAAAACCTGGATTTGGATTTATATAAGAAGCCTAATTCTGATTCAATCGCCAGTTTTTTGATGGGCATACAAAGTCCTTTTTGGTATCGTGGTTTGGTGCACGATTACAAATACTATCCGAAAATTAGCTCGAATCAACTAAGCTCCATTTTAAGCTATTACCATGTAGATTGTATCATTATCGGACATTCTATTGTTCCCGAAGTATCCACAGACTTTGAAGGAAAAGTGATTCGTCTTGATGTAAAGCATGGCAAAACTCTAAACAGTTCACAAAGCCAAGGCCTGCTTATCGAAGGAAATAGGACCTTTAAAATAGACGCCAGTGGTGCTAAAGAAAGTCTTTTAATAACTTCGCTATAA